The nucleotide window CGGCCATGTCGCCCTGGGAGGCGAATTGCTTGCTCACGGGGGATATCCTCTTGTTCTGCAGTTCGGGTCGGCGGAAGCGCTGCGGCTCCCGCCAAGGGTTCGGATCTATTGGCCGTCGGCGGCGATGGCGTCGAGCTGCGCCTTCAGCGACTGCGCCTCGCCGTCGAGCGGCGTGACGATGTCGTCGATGACCGGCCGGCCGCCTTCCTCGACGACGAGGAAATGTGCCTCCTGGAAGCCCTGGTACTCGGCGTCGGTGCCGAAGCAGGTCAGGGCGCGGAAGCTGGCGACGACGCGCGTCGCCGCACCTTCCTGTCCGGCCTGCGCGACGGTGACGTCCTTCAGCGGGCAGCCGTCCTGCGCGTTGACGACGACATCCCAGTCGAGCGGCGTGCCCATCTCTCTGGCAAAGGGCGTGTCCGCCGCCTTGCGGTAGCGGGCCGCGAGATCGGCGCTGTAGAGGCTCGCAAGGCGCTCCTCGGAAAAGTAGTCCTGGAAGTCCTGAGGCGGATCGGCCCAGTTGGCCTCCGCCGCCGCGATCACCGCACGCACCGGCGCGGCCATGTCGGCGGCCAGCACCGGCGTTGCTGCCGTGCCTGCTGCCGTGCCAAGGGCCAGCGCGGCGATCGCCGCAAGCATCCGCACAGTCTTCATCACGAACTCCCTCCCTCGATCGGCGCCCGCGAGGGGCCTCAGGCCTTCTCGTATTTCTCGACCGTCTGCTCGATGGCGCCGAAGACCGAATGGCCGTCCGCATCCTGCATCTCGATCCGCACCGTGTCGCCGAAGCGCATGAACGGCGTCTTCGCCGCGCCGGTCTCGATGGTCTCGATCATCCGGATCTCGGCGATGCAGGAATATCCAACGCCGCCTTCGGCCACCGGCTTGCCGGGGCCGCCGTCCATCTTGTTCGACACCGTGCCCGAGCCGACGATGGCGCCGGCCGACAGCGGCCGGGTCTTCGCCGCATGGGCGATAAGGGTCGGGAAGTCGAAAGTCATGTCGACGCCGGCGTTGGCCCGGCCGAAGGGCTGGCCGTTCAGGTCGACGCGCAGCGGCAGGTGCACCTTGCCGCCGTCCCAGGCCTCGCCCAGCTCGTCCGGCGTCACCGCGACCGGCGAGAAGGCGGAGGAGGGCTTGGACTGGAAGAAGCCGAAGCCCTTGCCGAGCTCGGCCGGGATCAGGCCGCGCAGCGACACGTCGTTGACCAGCATGACCAGGCGGATGGCCGCGCGCGCCTCCTCAAGGGTGGCGCCCATCGGCACGTCGCCGGTGATCACGGCGACCTCGCCCTCCATGTCGATACCGAAGGCCTCGTCGGCCATGCGGATCGGCTCGCGCGGGGCGAGGAAGGCGTCGGAGCCGCCCTGATACATCAGCGGGTCGGTCCAGAAGCTCGCCGGCATCTCGGCATTGCGCGCCTTGCGGACCAGCTCCACGTGATTGACGTAGGCCGAGCCGTCCGCCCACTGGTAGGCGCGCGGCAGCGGCGACAATGCGTCGTGCTCGTGGAAGCGCAGGCTCGGCACCGCGTCGTGCTCGAGGCTCTCGGCGAGCGTCGCCAGCTTCGGCGCGACCTCGTCCCAGTTGTCGAGGGCGGCCTGCAGCGTCGGTGCGATGTGGCCGGCCTCGGTGCAGCGCGTCAGCGATGTGTTGACGAGGACGAGCTTGCCGTCGCGGCTGCCGTCGCGAAGTGTAGCGAGTTTCATGGCTTAGTCCCAGTTGCCCTCGAGGGTGCCGTCGAAGCGCTTCTTCAGCTGCGACCAGCAGTCGAGGTAGTTGTCCTGCAGGGTGTCGAGTTCCGCCGCGAAGCGCGTGAGGTGCTGCGGGAAGCGGGTCTCGAACATGAACGCCATGGTGCCCGTCAGCTTCTGCGGCTTCAACTCGGCGCGGCTCGCCTTCTCGAAGCCGTCGGCATCGGGTCCGTGCGGCAGCATCATGTTGTGAAGGCTCATGCCGCCGGGCAAGAAACCTTCCTCCTTGGCGTCGTAGCGGCCGTAGATCAGCCCCATGAACTCCGACATGATGTTGCGATGGTACCACGGCGGGCGGAAGGAGTGCTCCGCGACCATCCAGCGCTCGGGGAAGATGACGAAGTCGATATTCGCCGTGCCTTCCTCGCCGGACGGGGCCGTCAGCACCGTGAAGATTGACGGATCGGGGTGATCGAACAGGATCGCGCCGA belongs to Stappia indica and includes:
- a CDS encoding fumarylacetoacetate hydrolase family protein, producing the protein MKLATLRDGSRDGKLVLVNTSLTRCTEAGHIAPTLQAALDNWDEVAPKLATLAESLEHDAVPSLRFHEHDALSPLPRAYQWADGSAYVNHVELVRKARNAEMPASFWTDPLMYQGGSDAFLAPREPIRMADEAFGIDMEGEVAVITGDVPMGATLEEARAAIRLVMLVNDVSLRGLIPAELGKGFGFFQSKPSSAFSPVAVTPDELGEAWDGGKVHLPLRVDLNGQPFGRANAGVDMTFDFPTLIAHAAKTRPLSAGAIVGSGTVSNKMDGGPGKPVAEGGVGYSCIAEIRMIETIETGAAKTPFMRFGDTVRIEMQDADGHSVFGAIEQTVEKYEKA